The following proteins are encoded in a genomic region of Spirosoma sp. SC4-14:
- a CDS encoding IS30 family transposase, protein MANYKQLTLEQRYQIQTLVQQKYKQYEIASFVNVSNSTISREIKKNVSLSGDYVATEAHKLRANRCQREPYKMKSALEKQVVRFLKERYSPEQISGVLALQAGSKQISHESIYKYIYAQKESGNESLISYLRIRHKKKYGKRGNSSKRGTILNRVGIEHRPAIVESNTQVGHWEGDTIIGANHEGVLLTLVERVTKYTIVAKLHSKNVNELANALITRATRCGIPIRTITFDNGKEFAKHQKISASLKADIYFANPYHSWERGLNENTNGLIRQYIPKSCPITIVKKSDVKWIEDQLNNRPRKTLGYLSPTQFALKNNIALQT, encoded by the coding sequence ATGGCTAACTACAAGCAATTGACCCTGGAGCAAAGATACCAAATTCAGACACTGGTACAACAAAAGTATAAACAGTATGAAATTGCTTCGTTTGTAAACGTAAGCAATTCTACCATAAGCAGAGAAATCAAGAAAAACGTTTCATTATCAGGCGATTACGTTGCCACTGAAGCACATAAGTTGCGTGCAAATCGCTGCCAGCGAGAACCTTATAAAATGAAATCAGCGCTTGAAAAGCAAGTAGTGAGGTTCTTAAAAGAACGCTATTCCCCCGAACAAATAAGTGGTGTTCTGGCTTTACAGGCGGGTTCAAAACAGATAAGCCATGAGAGCATCTACAAGTACATTTACGCCCAGAAAGAGTCTGGTAATGAGAGTCTTATTTCCTATTTGCGAATTCGACACAAGAAAAAATATGGCAAACGAGGGAATTCCAGCAAACGGGGTACAATTCTCAATAGAGTCGGCATTGAGCATAGGCCTGCTATTGTTGAAAGCAACACCCAGGTAGGTCATTGGGAAGGCGATACCATAATTGGCGCTAATCACGAGGGCGTATTACTAACCTTAGTCGAACGGGTTACTAAATATACTATTGTTGCAAAATTGCACTCAAAAAATGTGAATGAATTAGCTAATGCGTTGATTACTAGGGCGACCAGATGTGGAATACCCATAAGGACGATTACATTTGACAACGGAAAAGAATTTGCCAAACATCAAAAAATTAGTGCTTCACTCAAGGCAGATATTTATTTTGCCAATCCCTATCATAGTTGGGAGCGAGGGCTTAACGAAAATACAAACGGCTTAATCCGCCAGTATATTCCTAAATCCTGCCCAATTACTATTGTGAAAAAAAGTGATGTAAAATGGATTGAAGATCAGTTAAACAACAGGCCTCGCAAAACGCTTGGGTACTTATCTCCAACTCAGTTTGCTCTTAAGAATAATATTGCACTTCAAACTTGA
- a CDS encoding glycosyltransferase family 1 protein: MNSSIRKTICIDARMIKNSGIGLYIEKYTQYILESNKWYAYIIGSKSTLSNLYGNFKNWTLIEDDSPIYSIREQFMLFKKIPRCDILWSPHYNIPLLYVNAKKRVVTIPDIFHLVSKSTYSFEKRIYAEYVLKNAVKKSDIVTTISTFSRGEILEKVCSDPQKVIAIPLGVDSNYFNPNSSLLHENKVIQNYSLPDKYLLFVGNVKPHKNLLNLLKAFQKIAISQKDVHVLIVGKKEGFITGDKEVFKFLNENADISKRVLFTGYVKSEDLPIIYKLASLFVFPSLYEGFGLPPLEAMACGCPVVASNAASIPETCGDAAYYIDPTNIDSIAEGILDVLGNSTTYNNLIKKGYKRVKLYKWHESAAIFEDILFKL, from the coding sequence ATGAACTCTTCTATTAGAAAAACGATATGTATTGATGCTAGAATGATAAAAAACTCTGGCATTGGCTTATATATAGAAAAGTATACTCAGTATATTTTGGAATCTAACAAATGGTATGCTTACATTATAGGATCTAAGTCTACGCTATCTAATTTGTATGGTAATTTTAAAAATTGGACTTTAATAGAGGATGATTCTCCTATCTATAGCATTAGAGAACAGTTTATGCTTTTTAAGAAAATTCCTAGATGCGATATATTATGGTCTCCGCATTATAATATACCATTGCTGTATGTAAATGCTAAAAAAAGAGTTGTGACAATACCTGATATTTTTCATTTAGTTTCTAAAAGCACATATAGTTTTGAAAAAAGAATTTATGCTGAATATGTTTTAAAGAATGCGGTAAAGAAATCTGACATTGTAACCACAATATCTACCTTCTCTAGAGGAGAAATTTTAGAGAAGGTTTGTTCGGACCCCCAAAAAGTTATAGCAATACCGTTAGGAGTAGATTCAAATTACTTTAACCCAAATTCCAGCTTGCTGCATGAAAATAAGGTAATACAAAACTATTCCTTACCAGATAAGTATTTGTTATTTGTTGGTAACGTCAAACCACATAAAAATTTATTAAATCTCTTGAAGGCTTTTCAGAAAATTGCTATCTCCCAAAAAGATGTACATGTGCTTATTGTGGGTAAGAAAGAAGGATTCATTACAGGAGATAAAGAGGTGTTTAAATTTTTAAATGAGAATGCCGATATAAGTAAGCGTGTTCTGTTTACAGGCTATGTAAAGAGTGAAGATTTGCCTATTATATACAAGTTAGCATCTTTATTTGTGTTTCCATCTTTATATGAAGGATTTGGGCTCCCTCCATTAGAAGCGATGGCTTGTGGTTGCCCAGTAGTCGCATCTAATGCTGCTAGTATTCCTGAAACATGTGGAGATGCTGCATATTATATTGATCCAACTAACATTGATAGTATAGCAGAAGGAATTCTAGATGTGCTTGGAAATAGCACTACTTATAATAACCTGATTAAGAAAGGCTATAAGAGAGTAAAATTGTATAAATGGCATGAATCGGCGGCTATATTCGAAGATATATTATTTAAGCTTTAA
- a CDS encoding IS5 family transposase: MTKQFTKLTSYQWAAISPFFPLKRKLDLCEVMNTILWLLRTGCQWRNLLDEYPHWQAAYYYFDCWETNGTLERINRELNQLDRKQEEREAYPSVFCVDSQSVKLAPMICEYRGLDPHKKVNGRKRQLLVDAGGRLWAVPVHAANEGDGPASLALVSDVLWYGDRVEKVFGDGAYGGVFAKELTKWGIDFERASRPESAQGFVPVAKRWVVERTIA, translated from the coding sequence ATGACCAAACAGTTTACTAAACTGACCAGCTACCAGTGGGCTGCAATATCGCCCTTTTTCCCCCTTAAACGCAAACTTGATCTATGCGAGGTCATGAATACTATCTTATGGTTACTTCGCACGGGTTGTCAATGGCGAAATTTACTCGATGAATATCCCCATTGGCAGGCCGCATATTACTATTTCGACTGTTGGGAAACTAATGGGACGCTTGAAAGAATCAACCGGGAGTTGAATCAGCTGGATCGAAAACAGGAGGAACGCGAAGCGTATCCATCTGTTTTTTGTGTTGATAGTCAGAGCGTTAAATTAGCGCCTATGATTTGTGAATATCGAGGCCTCGACCCGCATAAGAAAGTTAACGGTCGCAAACGACAGTTATTAGTCGATGCGGGCGGGCGGCTGTGGGCGGTTCCTGTGCATGCAGCTAATGAAGGTGATGGGCCCGCTTCATTGGCTTTGGTAAGTGACGTTTTGTGGTACGGTGACCGAGTCGAAAAGGTATTTGGTGATGGAGCTTACGGTGGCGTTTTTGCAAAGGAATTAACCAAATGGGGCATTGATTTTGAGCGAGCTTCACGTCCTGAATCGGCGCAGGGCTTCGTGCCCGTTGCTAAGCGTTGGGTAGTGGAACGAACTATTGCTTGA
- a CDS encoding glycosyltransferase family 2 protein produces MPKTYIIVLNYNGWRDTIACIESILHLDYKNYSIIIVDNNSLDNSVNNIIKYLEGDINPYMEDFILNDVPKTIIPKPVPYCYLSEDDVNGTGDVNNCKITIIKSNSNGGFSAGNNLGIKYALLRKDAEYMWLLNNDIIITPNSLSRLIEYHIAVNSNNKVGIVGAKLLYYGHSNTVQCLGGGIYNKYLGVSLQLYNGKFDRLNLPNMKIDYVSGACMLVSIDYINTVGLLSEDYFLYYEEIDWATRGRLKGYTIDYTDRVAIYHKEGATIGATSRNSQNRNIMAEYYYIRNKLIYTDKYYGFLPKLTVRIGLLLTIVRRVRYGQLNNAKTIWGILLGKR; encoded by the coding sequence ATGCCTAAGACATACATCATAGTACTAAATTACAATGGATGGCGTGATACTATCGCTTGTATAGAATCAATCTTACATCTTGACTATAAGAATTATTCTATTATTATAGTTGATAATAATTCTTTAGATAATTCAGTTAATAATATTATTAAATATTTAGAAGGTGATATTAACCCATATATGGAAGATTTTATCTTAAACGATGTTCCTAAGACCATAATTCCCAAGCCAGTGCCGTACTGTTATTTATCCGAAGATGACGTTAATGGCACTGGTGATGTTAATAATTGTAAGATTACGATTATTAAATCAAATAGTAATGGTGGTTTTAGCGCAGGTAATAATTTAGGGATAAAATATGCTTTATTAAGGAAAGATGCTGAATATATGTGGTTATTAAATAATGATATTATAATTACTCCTAATTCTTTAAGCAGATTAATAGAATATCATATTGCAGTTAATAGCAATAATAAGGTAGGTATTGTGGGTGCTAAATTACTATATTATGGCCATTCAAATACAGTTCAATGTTTAGGCGGAGGAATATATAACAAATACTTAGGAGTATCATTACAATTATATAACGGTAAATTCGATCGGCTAAATTTGCCGAACATGAAGATTGATTATGTTTCTGGAGCATGTATGCTCGTATCGATAGATTATATTAATACGGTTGGGTTGCTTTCAGAAGACTATTTTCTTTATTATGAAGAAATAGATTGGGCTACACGTGGAAGGTTGAAGGGGTATACTATTGATTATACAGACAGAGTAGCTATATACCATAAAGAAGGTGCTACAATAGGTGCGACTTCTAGGAATAGCCAGAACAGAAACATAATGGCAGAGTATTATTATATACGAAATAAATTAATTTATACAGATAAATACTATGGATTTTTACCGAAATTGACTGTTAGAATAGGGCTATTATTAACAATAGTTCGAAGAGTAAGATATGGACAGCTTAATAATGCTAAAACTATATGGGGTATTTTATTAGGAAAACGGTAA
- a CDS encoding glycosyltransferase produces the protein MMMLSNKVAAAVVMYNPEEDIVENISSYINQVERIYVIDNSEIHNENLIRILSSYASVSYYNNEGNKGVAAALNRAAQLAIDGGYQFLLTMDDDTQMPEDGVKKMLQYIMETKKKIGIVAAQSDPRFFYKPNRSVYFTITSGNLLNLSAYKKNGPFLDELFIDYVDHEFCFRLIMNGYAIIELNEVCLQHKLGEIKEINLGPIKVKWTSHSPLRVYYKTRNCFYVLKKYRFLPITIRMYFYKDVLRDLVKIFFLEDEKFPRIILYVKAIRDAFFNDLGKLELTKNA, from the coding sequence ATGATGATGTTATCTAATAAAGTGGCTGCTGCTGTAGTAATGTATAATCCTGAAGAAGATATAGTAGAAAATATATCTTCTTATATAAATCAGGTAGAACGTATATATGTCATTGATAATTCGGAAATTCATAATGAAAATTTAATAAGAATACTCAGCTCCTATGCTAGTGTGAGTTATTATAATAATGAAGGTAATAAAGGAGTTGCAGCGGCCTTAAATCGTGCAGCTCAATTAGCTATTGATGGTGGTTACCAATTTTTGTTGACTATGGATGATGACACTCAAATGCCTGAAGATGGAGTGAAAAAGATGCTACAGTATATAATGGAAACAAAAAAAAAAATAGGCATTGTAGCAGCTCAATCTGACCCTAGATTTTTTTATAAACCTAATAGGTCTGTCTATTTTACAATTACTTCAGGTAATTTATTAAATTTAAGTGCTTACAAAAAAAATGGACCATTTTTAGATGAGTTGTTCATTGATTATGTAGATCATGAATTTTGCTTTAGACTTATTATGAACGGTTATGCAATTATTGAGCTAAATGAAGTGTGTCTTCAGCATAAACTAGGAGAGATAAAAGAAATTAATCTAGGCCCGATTAAAGTAAAATGGACTTCACATTCGCCTTTGAGAGTATACTATAAAACTAGAAATTGTTTTTACGTGCTTAAGAAATATCGTTTTTTGCCAATTACCATACGAATGTATTTTTATAAAGATGTCTTAAGAGACTTAGTGAAAATATTTTTCCTAGAGGATGAAAAATTTCCTAGAATAATTTTGTATGTAAAAGCCATTAGGGATGCGTTTTTTAATGATTTAGGTAAATTAGAGCTTACAAAAAATGCCTAA
- a CDS encoding class I SAM-dependent methyltransferase translates to MQYYIGKEENYYINVREDLISLLPNNSQQRVLEIGAGGGDTLVAIKERQLAIEVIGVDLFSLNNTNQTNSQIDQFLIADIEKDDLPFLNGYFDVIICGDVLEHLVDPWLAVEKLSNYLKQGGSFIISVPNIRNYRALFNIVFKGTFAYDPSGGIMDKTHLRFFCRKNVSDLFHNSIFLVKDVLPITRFSKYRFSKKVEIFNFLTFNLLEEFLVSQYLGVAIRK, encoded by the coding sequence ATGCAGTACTACATTGGAAAAGAAGAAAATTACTATATTAATGTGAGAGAAGATTTGATATCCTTGCTGCCGAATAACTCTCAGCAACGTGTATTGGAGATCGGGGCAGGGGGAGGGGATACTTTAGTTGCTATAAAGGAAAGACAGCTAGCAATTGAAGTTATAGGTGTCGATTTGTTTTCCCTTAATAATACGAATCAAACCAATAGTCAAATTGATCAGTTTTTAATTGCAGATATTGAAAAAGACGATTTGCCGTTTTTAAATGGATACTTTGATGTAATTATTTGTGGGGATGTGCTAGAACATTTAGTAGACCCTTGGCTTGCAGTAGAAAAATTATCAAATTATTTAAAACAGGGAGGGAGCTTTATTATTAGCGTGCCAAATATTCGAAATTATAGAGCTTTGTTTAATATAGTATTTAAAGGTACATTTGCTTATGATCCTTCTGGGGGAATTATGGACAAAACACACCTTCGCTTTTTTTGCCGTAAAAATGTATCAGATTTATTTCATAATTCGATTTTTCTGGTAAAGGATGTATTGCCTATTACTAGATTCTCTAAATATAGATTTAGTAAAAAAGTTGAAATATTTAATTTTCTTACATTTAACTTATTAGAAGAGTTTCTTGTAAGCCAATACTTAGGAGTTGCCATACGAAAATAA
- a CDS encoding oligosaccharide flippase family protein → MSNFVYSKLSKITWISLQNNKIIDNFLSLIFIQATNILIPIIIIPYILQKVGLEKYGIVSYALSIYSYIILFVDYGFSLSATKIIAINHDNKVILSKVFSEVMVTKLLLFIASYLFLLICCITINKLQENFILYIIGGSYVLGNMLLPTWFFQGVEKMKYVSYPNAVGKILQLLLIYILIKKPDDYIYIIGIFGITTIATGMFSISLAYNKFYLDFKWPSKKNIFDQLHEGFDFFLPNLSISIVNSTTIIILGLFVSNKALGYYSIAEKIIFGIWTILGVFSQAIYPNACRLARKGFLNLKIFLFFTCFPFIILIGVSSVLIYVYAERIINLIAGAPEYSTIHLLKIMSIIPLIVSLNIPAYLILLAYNLKNIYAKIFNYTAIFNLLQGVIIIKYLGIDGAAINMISTQFFITVSLYIAVVKKSNDLNILT, encoded by the coding sequence ATGAGCAATTTTGTCTATAGTAAACTATCTAAAATTACTTGGATATCACTCCAAAATAATAAGATAATTGATAATTTTCTGTCCTTAATATTTATCCAAGCAACAAACATACTTATCCCTATTATCATAATACCATATATTTTACAAAAAGTGGGATTAGAAAAATATGGTATTGTGTCTTATGCATTGTCAATATATTCATATATTATATTATTTGTTGATTATGGTTTTAGCTTATCAGCTACTAAAATAATAGCTATTAATCATGATAATAAGGTTATTCTTTCTAAGGTTTTTTCTGAAGTTATGGTAACTAAGCTGCTGCTTTTTATTGCAAGCTATTTATTTTTGTTAATATGTTGTATTACTATAAATAAACTACAGGAGAATTTTATTCTATATATAATCGGCGGTAGTTATGTATTAGGGAATATGTTATTGCCAACGTGGTTTTTTCAAGGTGTTGAAAAAATGAAATACGTAAGTTACCCAAATGCAGTTGGGAAAATATTACAATTGTTATTAATATATATATTAATAAAAAAGCCTGATGATTATATATATATAATAGGCATATTCGGTATTACCACAATAGCCACAGGTATGTTTAGCATTTCACTAGCTTATAATAAATTCTATCTGGATTTTAAATGGCCTTCTAAAAAAAATATATTTGATCAATTACATGAAGGGTTTGATTTCTTTTTGCCGAACCTATCTATCTCAATTGTAAATAGTACTACAATTATTATATTAGGTCTTTTTGTTTCAAATAAAGCCTTAGGGTATTATAGCATAGCTGAAAAAATAATATTTGGAATTTGGACTATTTTAGGAGTTTTCTCACAGGCTATTTATCCAAATGCATGCAGGTTAGCTAGAAAAGGCTTTCTTAATTTAAAAATCTTCTTATTCTTTACTTGCTTCCCATTTATTATTTTGATAGGCGTTTCTTCTGTATTGATATACGTATATGCGGAAAGAATAATTAATCTGATTGCAGGCGCTCCAGAATATTCAACTATCCATTTGTTGAAAATAATGAGTATTATACCCTTAATAGTAAGTCTTAATATTCCTGCTTATCTAATCTTATTAGCCTATAATTTAAAAAATATTTATGCTAAAATATTTAATTATACAGCTATATTTAATTTACTACAAGGCGTTATAATAATTAAATATTTAGGCATAGATGGTGCGGCAATTAATATGATTAGTACCCAGTTTTTTATTACTGTATCACTTTATATTGCCGTGGTTAAAAAAAGTAATGACTTAAACATTTTAACTTGA
- a CDS encoding GDP-mannose 4,6-dehydratase has translation MKTALICGVSGQDGAYLAKLLLEKGYKVFGGSRDAQMSSFRNLGRLNIKQDVETVSISINDFRSVLQTLQRTKPDEVYNLAGQSSVGLSFEQPVETLESISVGTLNLLEAIRFTGDPIRFYNAGSSECFGDTGNMAADETTPFRPRSPYGVAKAAAFWQVANYREAYQLHASTGILFNHESPLRPERFVTQKIVSAAKRIAKGSNEKLILGNIEIARDWGWAPDYVEAMWLMLQQSMADDYVIATGHTNKLRDFIKTIFEILELDWEYNVRSDTNLYRPTDIAEGHANPIKAFDKLGWKAKYNMEGVAKMMLEGELMV, from the coding sequence GTGAAAACAGCATTAATATGTGGCGTATCTGGTCAGGATGGCGCCTATTTGGCAAAACTTTTACTTGAAAAAGGGTATAAAGTGTTTGGAGGGTCGAGGGACGCGCAAATGTCGTCATTTAGAAACTTAGGCCGCTTAAATATTAAGCAAGATGTTGAAACCGTATCAATAAGTATAAATGATTTTCGATCTGTTTTACAGACTCTTCAACGCACAAAGCCTGATGAGGTTTATAATTTGGCTGGGCAAAGCTCTGTCGGGTTATCATTTGAGCAACCTGTTGAAACCTTAGAAAGTATTAGTGTTGGTACCTTAAATTTACTGGAAGCAATACGGTTTACGGGCGATCCTATTCGATTTTATAATGCTGGTTCGAGCGAATGTTTTGGCGACACAGGGAACATGGCTGCAGATGAAACGACACCATTTCGTCCGCGAAGTCCTTATGGAGTTGCCAAAGCTGCCGCTTTCTGGCAAGTAGCTAATTATCGGGAAGCTTATCAACTACATGCAAGCACTGGAATTTTATTCAACCATGAATCACCGTTACGCCCTGAGCGTTTTGTAACTCAAAAGATAGTGTCTGCTGCTAAGCGGATAGCAAAGGGAAGTAATGAAAAGCTAATATTAGGTAATATTGAGATTGCTCGGGATTGGGGGTGGGCGCCAGATTATGTAGAGGCAATGTGGTTAATGTTACAACAAAGTATGGCTGATGATTATGTAATTGCAACCGGGCATACCAATAAATTGCGGGATTTTATAAAAACAATTTTTGAGATATTGGAATTAGATTGGGAATATAATGTTCGATCAGATACTAATTTATATAGACCTACAGATATTGCAGAAGGGCATGCTAACCCAATAAAAGCCTTTGATAAACTGGGATGGAAAGCAAAGTATAATATGGAGGGTGTTGCAAAAATGATGTTGGAAGGAGAGCTGATGGTTTGA
- a CDS encoding GNVR domain-containing protein, translating into MSVTEVKRKKSIDEDEIEIRLSDIIKFLKTSRRRVIIGTLFGLLAGALYSFSKPDLYTSKVTVMPEIQSKGTGSLNGLGSLAGLAGIDIGGISGGSVDAIRPDIYPDILRSVPFGLKILKTPVYSNLLSKETSLREFIEKSNENVLWSGMDSENDDSVKLDRYSNKLLQITKGQESLIDYLDRAIAADYDTKTGIITVSATFPDAIVAATVAQHSLEYLTDYVSNYRTEKARKQVAFLDQQVREAKERYQASEYALSSYKDRNNNLYLNTAKIEEQRLQADFLLAQNVFNDLSKQFEQAKVKVAEELPIFKVLEPAQVPLRKSAPKRSLIVIGFTFVGAFLGLGFQIVRLLYNTSKGL; encoded by the coding sequence ATGTCAGTTACTGAGGTTAAGAGAAAGAAATCTATTGATGAAGACGAAATTGAAATTCGGCTGAGTGATATTATAAAGTTTTTAAAAACTAGCCGACGCCGAGTAATAATAGGAACACTATTTGGGTTATTGGCTGGCGCTTTATATTCATTTAGTAAACCAGACCTGTATACTTCCAAAGTCACTGTAATGCCGGAAATCCAGTCGAAAGGAACTGGCAGTTTAAATGGGCTAGGGTCATTGGCAGGTTTGGCAGGTATCGATATAGGGGGAATATCCGGAGGGAGCGTTGATGCCATACGGCCAGATATATACCCAGACATATTGCGTAGTGTACCGTTTGGGCTTAAAATTTTAAAGACCCCTGTATATTCTAATCTTTTATCTAAAGAAACGTCTTTACGAGAATTTATAGAGAAGAGCAATGAAAATGTTCTGTGGAGTGGAATGGATTCAGAAAATGACGATAGTGTTAAACTTGATCGTTATAGTAATAAGCTCTTGCAAATAACTAAAGGCCAAGAATCTCTTATTGATTATCTCGATAGGGCAATAGCAGCAGATTATGACACGAAAACAGGCATAATTACAGTTTCTGCAACTTTTCCTGATGCTATCGTTGCTGCTACTGTGGCTCAACATTCGTTAGAATACTTAACGGATTATGTATCTAATTATAGAACAGAGAAAGCGCGCAAACAAGTTGCTTTTTTGGATCAGCAGGTAAGAGAGGCTAAAGAGCGCTATCAGGCTTCTGAATATGCTTTATCTAGCTATAAAGATCGAAATAACAATCTTTATCTAAATACTGCTAAAATAGAAGAACAGCGTCTACAAGCTGACTTTTTACTTGCCCAAAATGTTTTTAACGATTTGTCAAAGCAGTTTGAACAGGCAAAGGTTAAAGTCGCAGAAGAGCTTCCTATATTTAAGGTGCTAGAACCAGCCCAAGTGCCCTTAAGAAAGAGTGCTCCTAAAAGGAGTTTGATAGTAATAGGCTTTACTTTTGTAGGTGCCTTTTTAGGATTAGGGTTCCAAATAGTTCGCCTGCTTTATAATACATCGAAAGGATTGTGA